ACGATTGACTTTATCGTTTCAAGATCTTGTTTTGTCGGCGACAATTGTCAGGGTGTAACTAGAGGCGATCGCTGTTCCTCGAACGACAGCTTTTCGTTGTTTTGACTTCTGTAAAGTGCCGATAGTGTCTACATTGAGGCTGGATTTAAAAAGGCGCGATAATTGTTTTGGCGAGAATAGTAAACCTTGCTGTGGCTCAACTCGTTTCCCAGTCAATCTCGTTATTCAGTGATGATCCTGTACTCGTAGTTGATTTTGCCTAATCGTTCTGACTGTCTGGACTGACGCAGGCGGTTCTTTTTGGCCATTGCGGGTTATGTGGTAACGGATGCCGCATCCGTCACATTCGATTGATGGGAAAATATTTCAGTGAGTCAGTTAAGGATTACACCCATGCTCGATCAGTTCTGAGCGGGCCAGATTGGCAGGCTCAGATCTGGCTTCAATTCGCGCAGCCTCTGTTGACCGGCTCGAGGTGCAAGAGGAAGCTCCGTAATGACCGGTGGCGAGGGAGCGCTGATTGCCGCCGCCATCAGGCTTAACATCTCTGTAGTGCTGATGTCTGTGGTGACCTGATTAGAGAACACATTCAATAGCTCAGGTACCACTGTGAAGGCATCGATTTCAGCTAACTGCTGATGCACTCCTTGGAGAAGCAGGCGTTGTCTCGCCCGTCTCTGATGATCTTCATTGGGCTTGGGTTTATGACGCGCGAGTTGTTCTGCCTGCGCGCCATTGAGTGTTTGCAGTCCTGCTTGCAGATTCACCTTGTAACCCTGGGACTTGTCCTCGTACTTGTAGGTCTGATTCAGCGTGACTTCGATGTCTCCAAGTCCTTCTACGAATCTGCGCAAGCTTTGCCTGGAGAGGATTAAATAGCGATCTGGCTTGTTCGCCGGCAGTTCGATGAGCTCGCTAACAACGTCGGAGGTCAGCGCGATTCCACCATATTTCCAAGTTGTGGAAAGAGCTTGCATCTCCTCGATTCCTGGCAGTTGAACTGCCAGTTCTGTCGGCAATTGCAAAACTTGAACAGGTTGTTTTGAGCCGATATTGACCAACATCAAGCTGTCGGCGTTGCTGGTACCTTCCGGTGCTGCTTGGTTGGATGTGGCATTAATGGTGTCGGCATCGAGGCCCACAACCAGCACCATCACGGCTTGTTCTGGGAGCGGAGCGAGAGTTAAAGATCCGTTGGACGACTGCACATCGGCGCCTACGGGGTCTGGTTTGGGCCAAACCATGGCAAGCGCTGTGCCCGCTAAAGCCGTGCCAAACAAGGCAGCACCAATTCTCAGGAGACTGCGCCCGGGGCGGTCGCCTAACCAGCCTTTGCTTGGCTTTTGCTGCGAGTCCTCACTCAACGCTGGATCCCCCATGCGTGATGGTTTGATGATTGATCAGACAGTCTTGCTCAGTCTCGCTGAATTGGGAAACAGAGGAGAGGTCTAGGGGCGAGCTGAGATTAGATGTTGATCAGAGATGAGTGACTTGATTGAATCAGTTGTCTGTGTGAGTCTGACGGGTGTAAATCAATTCGTTAGAAGGCTGGTTTCGAGAAGATAATAATCAAGCCATCAAGATAAAGACCTTGAATGTTGTTTGTTGATTATGATTGAGTTATTTGCTGTCGCCTCTCTGGGCGATGTTTGGTGTCTTTTTAAAAAAGAGCAGCATCGCCTAGTTCTTGTCCAGCCATTCCCTCTTTGTTGACCCTTGCGAAAAACTGTTCGAGGGTGTCATCACCAAAAGAGGGGGTTGCCTCGGGGTCATAGCAATTACGTTTCTCGTTCCAAACCAGCATGGATTCACTGGCGTAATAACAACCGATACGGGCGAATTCGGCTGTGTCTTCTACCCCTGGTATCAGCATTGCCACTTTTTCTAAAATGGCAGTTGGCGCATTCATGACTGCTATCGGTAATGAGAGCATTCTGGGCGAGCGGCCTAGGACTTTAAAGAGTATTTCCCCTTGTTCGCGTGCGCTGAGCGCGGGGCCTGGCCCGCCGATGGGCAACACTTGATTGACTTTGTCAGCTTCATTTACACAATTGGCTAAGAAGCATGCAAGATCTTTTTCACTGATTGGCTTGCAACTTGTTAGCTCTCCATTTCCAAACATGACATATGGTGCGCCTTTCTTGCAGCTCTCAAATTGGGCGGCAATGCTTTTGAAAAAAGCTGTTGGGCGAACGATCGTATGAGTTATTTCTGTGTCTTCCCTGAGCCGGGTTTCGAAGGCAAGTTTCGCTTTTTGAAATTCTAAAATTGGCTTTTGTACGCAGATGGCTGAAAGCATCACGAAATGCGCTACACCAGCCTTTTTCCCTTCGTTGTAGGTGTTGAGATTGGCTTCATAATCGATTGCCCATGAATCTTTTTTGCCGCCCGTTCTCGATGCAAGGCAAGAAATCACCACATCAGTGGGTTCATTGAAGGCATGGGTTGCAAGTGAAGCCGGATTGTTCACATCGCCAAACCTGACCTCTGCGTCAGGGAAATCGGCTACGACGTCTGCTTTGCCTTTGCGTCCTCCAATTCCACTGGAGTCGCGGGCAAATGCCATCACTTGATATCCGCGCTTTACCAGTTCTCTCACGACAAATCGTCCGATGTACCCAGTGGCCCCGAAGACGGCCACCCGCACTTGATCTGGAGAACGTTCTCGAAAATCATGGCGCGGTGAGAGGGGGGCGAGCACGTCGTTAACAGATTGATCTGAATCAACGCTAGGGCGTGAATCTTCCGTTTTCAAACGAAGCGAGTTGGTAGATCTCAGTGGTTGCGATGGGCTTGAGGGAAGAGCTTCGATGCTTGTTGAGACGCTCCGTAAGATCACAAAGGTCGGATCATTTGGATTCCCTTCGACCGTCCGGCACCCCGAATGATTTGCTTCGATGGTTAATCACTCCAGAAGCGAAAGGGATCGCCGGGTTGGTGTGCTCCTTCACCCCACAGCTTTGCCTGACTCACCGGTGTGTGGAAGCTTTGGACGATCAGCCCGTGAATGGTTGAAGGCTTTGGCGAGCCATGGCGTCAGCGTTTGGCAGATTTTGCCCCTTGCTCCGCCTGATGGCACGGGGTCGCCGTACAGCTCACCCTCCAGTTTTGCCTTAAATCCTTGGCTCCTGGATGCCAAAGATTTGGCAGAAGAAAGCTTTGTGGCATCCAGTGATCTTGGGCGTCTCCCCGGTGCTGATGCCAAGGCGGAATCGACCGTCGTACTGGACTTTCAACTGGCCGATGCGCGTGCTGCTGCACTGGGCCGCGCGCTTGCAGCCCATTGGCCTCAGCAATCCTCTCTGCGCCAACAACAATTTCAACGGTGGAGGGCTGACCAAAGCCATTGGCTGACAGATCACGTCAATTTCGTGGTTCTGCGTGATCAACACAACGGTTTGCCTTGGTGGTCTTGGCCCCATCCGCTCGCTGTGCAGCAACCTGCTGCCTTGGCTCAATGGCGGCTTCAGCATGGTGAGGCTCTGCTCGAGCAGGAACTTCTCCAGTGGCATCTGGATCGACAGTGGCAATGCCTGCGCGTGCAAGCTCGAGATTTAAACATCGAGATTCTTGGTGATCTGCCCTTTTATGTGGCTCGCGATAGTGCTGATGTTTGGAGTCATCGATCCTTATTTTCGATTGCTGCGGATGGACGCTTACGGCTTCAAAGCGGAGTTCCACCCGACTATTTTTCGGAGACTGGTCAGCTCTGGGGGACGCCTGTTTATAGCTGGGCTCGACATCGACGAACTGGATTTCGTTGGTGGCGTAATCGCTTAAAGCGCCAGTGGAGGCTTGCTGATCGGTTGCGCTTGGATCATTTCCGCGCTTTGGCTGGTTTTTGGGCGGTCCCCGGCGATGACGACACGGCTCAAAATGGGGTCTGGCAGCGTTCACCCGGCCATGAGTTGTTGCAACTCCTACGTCGGGACGCGGGTGGGACGCTTCCCATCGTTGCCGAAGATCTTGGCGTGATCACGCCGGATGTGGAACGGCTCCGTGATCGCTTTCATTTACCCGGAATGAAAGTTCTGCAGTTCGCCTTTGATGGCAATCCCAGCAACCCCTATTTGCCGAGCAATATCAATGGCCGCCAGTGGGTGGTGTACACCGGTACCCATGACAACCCCACAACGATGGGGTGGTGGCAGCGACTTGATGAATCGTCTAGGCGGCAGGTGGGTGAGTTGCTGGGGTGTCACGTGGAAGCACCCGGATGGCAATTGATGGAACTCGGGTTGGAAACATCCGCTGAACTCGTGGTGTCTCCGTTACAGGATTTGCTGCATTTGGATGATCAAGCTCGCTTCAATACTCCAGGCACTGTTGGCGGCAATTGGTGCTGGAGGATGAGCGCTTTTGATGAGGCCTTGCAGGGTGCTCTTAAGGGTTACGGCGAAAGAGCTGCGGCCT
The window above is part of the Synechococcus sp. WH 8020 genome. Proteins encoded here:
- a CDS encoding LCP family protein, with the protein product MGDPALSEDSQQKPSKGWLGDRPGRSLLRIGAALFGTALAGTALAMVWPKPDPVGADVQSSNGSLTLAPLPEQAVMVLVVGLDADTINATSNQAAPEGTSNADSLMLVNIGSKQPVQVLQLPTELAVQLPGIEEMQALSTTWKYGGIALTSDVVSELIELPANKPDRYLILSRQSLRRFVEGLGDIEVTLNQTYKYEDKSQGYKVNLQAGLQTLNGAQAEQLARHKPKPNEDHQRRARQRLLLQGVHQQLAEIDAFTVVPELLNVFSNQVTTDISTTEMLSLMAAAISAPSPPVITELPLAPRAGQQRLRELKPDLSLPIWPAQN
- a CDS encoding NAD(P)-dependent oxidoreductase, with the protein product MLAPLSPRHDFRERSPDQVRVAVFGATGYIGRFVVRELVKRGYQVMAFARDSSGIGGRKGKADVVADFPDAEVRFGDVNNPASLATHAFNEPTDVVISCLASRTGGKKDSWAIDYEANLNTYNEGKKAGVAHFVMLSAICVQKPILEFQKAKLAFETRLREDTEITHTIVRPTAFFKSIAAQFESCKKGAPYVMFGNGELTSCKPISEKDLACFLANCVNEADKVNQVLPIGGPGPALSAREQGEILFKVLGRSPRMLSLPIAVMNAPTAILEKVAMLIPGVEDTAEFARIGCYYASESMLVWNEKRNCYDPEATPSFGDDTLEQFFARVNKEGMAGQELGDAALF
- the malQ gene encoding 4-alpha-glucanotransferase, coding for MVNHSRSERDRRVGVLLHPTALPDSPVCGSFGRSAREWLKALASHGVSVWQILPLAPPDGTGSPYSSPSSFALNPWLLDAKDLAEESFVASSDLGRLPGADAKAESTVVLDFQLADARAAALGRALAAHWPQQSSLRQQQFQRWRADQSHWLTDHVNFVVLRDQHNGLPWWSWPHPLAVQQPAALAQWRLQHGEALLEQELLQWHLDRQWQCLRVQARDLNIEILGDLPFYVARDSADVWSHRSLFSIAADGRLRLQSGVPPDYFSETGQLWGTPVYSWARHRRTGFRWWRNRLKRQWRLADRLRLDHFRALAGFWAVPGDDDTAQNGVWQRSPGHELLQLLRRDAGGTLPIVAEDLGVITPDVERLRDRFHLPGMKVLQFAFDGNPSNPYLPSNINGRQWVVYTGTHDNPTTMGWWQRLDESSRRQVGELLGCHVEAPGWQLMELGLETSAELVVSPLQDLLHLDDQARFNTPGTVGGNWCWRMSAFDEALQGALKGYGERAAAWGR